The following coding sequences lie in one Maniola jurtina chromosome 11, ilManJurt1.1, whole genome shotgun sequence genomic window:
- the LOC123869386 gene encoding embryonic polarity protein dorsal-like, which produces MILGGLIRAVDAMGDRVDPLVGVDPLIGAEPLVGADPLVGASPCMGPEAMPRQLAPLPGQPHVRIVEQPAKTVRFRYPCEGRLAGSVQGVNSRPPMRRTYPTIEICNCKGLAIIVVSCVTTEDPYKPHPHNLVGRENCENGVCIVKITIAEDNRIVSFNNMGIQCVKRKGIAKSLNTRRWLRVDPFRTGFNHSKEPQSIDLNAVRLCFQVFIRDEHTNCMLHSLPPVVSDIIYDKKAMNELIITCISRCSGSMNGDTRVILLCERVTKEDVMVVFFQKEGDRTVWEANANVVLVHRQYAVVFQTPPYRNPNEQNHVQVYLQLKRTSDGVRSNAIPFEYIPSRRDTGQYLRIMGQKPLSSHLLAYQESMTPPHQTSPRSVFSPSHQQGHDNYQQHNLNLPGASHMGYNQDMQWQQTYTHLPQLSLNLPSMASNLQPMPNYLQQSTVQPIQSMPPAMQMSPMEKVMPPVDGISPMTHGEMPSSMVPESPIFGHDSPTVGHISPDPIQQQVQHELMEASPATDTLSITGLLMECGEECQLSSGELSAFSALLDARGADLSDSLSRLSTSDDLLGAVVSAMVL; this is translated from the exons ATGATTTTGGGAGGACTCATACGTGcag TCGACGCGATGGGCGACCGCGTGGACCCGCTGGTCGGCGTAGACCCGCTGATTGGCGCAGAGCCGCTGGTCGGTGCGGACCCGCTGGTCGGTGCGAGCCCCTGCATGGGCCCGGAAGCAATGCCGCGCCAGCTCGCCCCGCTGCCGGGGCAGCCCCACGTACGCATCGTCGAGCAGCCCGCGAAAACCGTGAG GTTTAGATACCCTTGCGAAGGGCGGTTGGCGGGCTCGGTCCAGGGCGTCAACTCGAGGCCTCCCATGCGGCGCACGTACCCCACCATCGAGATCTGCAACTGCAAGGGGCTCGCCATCATCGTGGTGTCGTGCGTCACCACGGAAGACCCTTACAA ACCTCACCCACACAACCTAGTTGGCCGAGAAAACTGCGAGAATGGCGTGTGCATAGTGAAGATCACCATCGCGGAAGACAACCGGATAGTATCCTTCAACAACATGGGCATCCAGTGCGTCAAGCGGAAAGGCATAGCCAAATCGCTCAACACCAGGAGGTGGTTGCGGGTTGACCCCTTCAGGA CCGGCTTCAACCATAGTAAAGAACCCCAAAGCATCGACCTGAATGCTGTGCGGTTGTGCTTCCAAGTGTTCATACGAGACGAGCACACCAACTGCATGCTCCACTCCCTTCCGCCCGTAGTGTCTGATATCATCTACGACAAGAAGGCGATGAATGAACTCATCATCACATGCATCAGCCGTTGCTCTGGCTCTATGAATGGCGACACAAGGGTTATCCTGCTCTGTGAAAGG GTGACAAAAGAGGACGTGATGGTGGTGTTCTTCCAGAAGGAGGGTGACAGGACGGTGTGGGAGGCCAACGCTAACGTGGTGTTGGTGCATCGCCAGTACGCGGTGGTGTTCCAGACGCCGCCCTATCGCAACCCCAATGAACAGAACCATGTTCAG GTGTACCTCCAACTGAAGAGAACATCGGACGGGGTCCGAAGCAACGCGATCCCCTTCGAATACATCCCCAGCAGAAGAG ATACGGGACAGTATTTAAGGATTATGGGTCAGAAACCCTTGTCGTCTCATCTTTTGGCGTACCAAGAAA GTATGACGCCGCCACATCAGACGAGTCCGCGGAGCGTGTTCTCGCCGTCCCACCAACAGGGACACGATAACTATCAG caacATAACTTGAACTTACCGGGGGCAAGTCACATGGGTTACAACCAGGACATGCAGTGGCAACAGACCTACACTCACCTGCCACAGCTGTCGTTAAACCTGCCCAGCATGGCATCGAACCTGCAGCCCATGCCCAACTATCTGCAACAGAGCACGGTGCAGCCCATACAATCCATGCCCCCCGCCATGCAGATGTCCCCCATGGAGAAAGTCATGCCTCCGGTGGACGGAATATCCCCGATGACGCACGGAGAGATGCCCTCGAGTATGGTGCCGGAGTCTCCTATTTTCGGGCACGATTCTCCCACTGTGGGACACATCTCTCCTGACCCAATACAACAACAGGTGC AGCAT GAGCTGATGGAGGCGTCGCCGGCAACCGACACGCTGTCCATCACTGGCCTTCTGATGGAGTGTGGGGAGGAATGTCAGCTGTCTTCCGGAGAGCTCTCCGCCTTTTCCGCGCTGTTGGACGCGCGCGGCGCCGACCTGAGCGACAGCCTTAGCAGACTTTCCACTAGCGACGACCTccttggcgcagtggtgagcgctatggtcttataa
- the LOC123869402 gene encoding uncharacterized protein LOC123869402 → MNEPFNSTAPEPRKVGVWTEGAPIETREYVMPKKSPDSIDDIPTIPDLDDLQDVLEKEISNPPVPDPQDTETVNTLAEVGGVSGSVEGVDAALEALLSRVAQVENDIADMVWTVDSLLIQLAEEEHAPL, encoded by the exons atgaatgaaCCATTTAATTCCACTGCGCCAGAGCCAAGAAAAGTAGGCGTTTGGACAGAAGGAGCGCCTATAGAAACCag GGAATATGTAATGCCGAAGAAATCACCCGATTCTATCGACGATATACCAACAATACCAGATTTAGATGATCTTCAAGACGTTTTGGAAAAGGAGATATCTAATCCACCAGT TCCAGACCCACAAGATACAGAAACTGTCAACACTTTGGCGGAGGTTGGTGGTGTGAGTGGCTCAGTGGAGGGTGTGGACGCAGCACTAGAGGCATTACTGTCACGCGTCGCACAAGTGGAGAATGACATTGCCGATATGGTGTGGACTGTGGATTCACTGCTGATACAACTTGCCGAGGAAGAACATGCACCATTATAG
- the LOC123869400 gene encoding gamma-secretase subunit Aph-1 codes for MTLAEFFSCSLLAFGPPFAMFALTIANDPVRIIIMIAAAFGWLVSFLLSSLIWFAVSPLRSYLAFGMVFAIIMQEAFRYGMYLLLRRTEAGLKEISENHEICSNKLEMAYVSGLGFGTMSGAFALVNVLADSVGPGSVGLHGGTEFFFVTSAAMTLCMILLNTFWSVIFFNGLDTKNYSKIIWVIGSHFFVSGLSLLNKKELYVVTILPSYIILIVTAVIAFKCAGGSSKGLIQSFTGRP; via the exons ATGACTCTCGCAGAGTTTTTTAGTTGTTCTCTACTCGCTTTCGGGCCACCTTTCGCGATGTTTGCGTTGACGATCGCGAACGACCCGGTCCGGATCATCATAATGATCGCTGCAGCGTTTGGTTGGCTTGTGTCGTTCTTACTGTCGTCTCTAATATGGTTCGCAGTAAGCCCTCTACGATCATACTTGGCCTTTGGAATGGTGTTTGCGATAATAATGCAG GAAGCTTTTCGCTATGGAATGTACTTGCTGCTGCGGAGGACAGAAGCAGGTCTGAAGGAGATCTCGGAGAATCATGAGATCTGCAGCAACAAGCTGGAGATGGCCTACGTCTCGGGGCTGGGCTTTGGCACTATGAGTGGGGCATTTGCACTTGTCAATGTACTTGCAGATTCA GTGGGTCCAGGCAGCGTGGGCCTCCACGGCGGCACAGAGTTCTTCTTTGTAACGAGCGCAGCCATGACTCTGTGCATGATTCTTCTCAACACATTCTGGAGTGTCATCTTCTTCAATGGCCTAGACACTAAAAACTATTCCAAGATTATATGGGTCATTGGATCACACTTCTTTGTGTCAG GTCTCAGTTTACTTAACAAAAAGGAGTTGTATGTAGTAACAATCCTACCGTCGTATATAATACTCATTGTCACAGCTGTGATAGCCTTCAAGTGTGCGGGAGGCTCCAGCAAGGGACTCATACAGAGCTTTACGGGCAGACCTTAA
- the LOC123869379 gene encoding ATPase family protein 2 homolog, with amino-acid sequence MPPKQAKKTLWVECERCHCSILTNDKNVHMDLDCSKDQVKCPYVDDGTLFTWLERASAPPANVPRDAVLVHPSAGTLIGAVIGKPLELKRDGAPTLVKRMWPSKASAPAAVILPAADLTGAWCSDSKKVTISILKGVVPPASFVTVKVRNHKIDTDISDILKERFINHYVSTDSVLVYYYFGKKLQIEFINIKHSEITENFNGTWYLLSENTVWNIEKNVDKKVNKKPIVLGGVDDIIDEIKTLINISFDTYGIAANFQPTRGLLLHGHSGIGKTAICKYLIDSCYHIEINGPAIFSKYFGETEATMKSLFAKAVTNEPCIILVDEIETICPRRSAGSTEQERRVTSAFVSLLDNLHQESSKVFVLATTRKPDAIDPMLRRFGRFDKEIEVPVPDRIRRREILCALLKNLPNKVASNEVEAIADLAHGYVAADLVNLCTQASLKCLKRNSPVIEKEDLVSALTVVRPSAMRELLIEIPNVRWSDIGGQDDLKLKLRQAVEWPLKHSESFRRLGVRAPSGVLLYGPPGCSKTMIAKALATESGLNFLSIKGPELFSKWVGESERAVRDLFTKARQVAPSIIFFDEMDAIGGERGAGEASVHERVLAQLLTELDGVVPLNAVTIVAATNRPDRMDRALLRPGRLDRLIYVPLPDFETRLQVMELKLAKMSVSDDVNPHSLATRTEGFSGAELEALCHEAALRALEKDLECQEVTMEHFEHVLKDFKPRTSQSMLKVYEEFTWGQRSG; translated from the exons ATGCCGCCGAAGCAAGCCAAGAAAACGCTGTGGGTCGAGTGCGAGCGGTGCCACTGCAGCATTTTAACCAATGATAAAAATGTACACATGGATTTGGATTGCTCAAAAGATCAAGTGAAATGCCCTTATGTTGACGATGGCACATTGTTTACCTGGTTGGAGAGAGCTAGTGCGCCTCCAGCGAACGTGCCAAGAGACGCAGTATTGGTACATCCATCGGCTGGGACCCTGATCGGTGCAGTGATCGGAAAACCTTTGGAATTGAAAAGGGATGGCGCTCCGACGCTTGTGAAACGTATGTGGCCATCGAAGGCGTCCGCTCCCGCTGCTGTTATATTACCGGCTGCAG ATCTCACTGGAGCCTGGTGCAGTGACAGTAAGAAAGTtactatttccattctaaaagGAGTCGTTCCCCCAGCATCATTTGTTACAGTAAAAGTAAGAAACCACAAAATTGACACAGATATAAGTGACATCCTCAAAGAAAGGTTCATTAATCATTACGTAAGCACAGACAGTGtgttggtatattattatttcggtaaaaaattgcaaattgaATTCATCAATATTAAACATTCAGAAATAACTGAAAACTTCAATGGTACTTGGTACCTTTTAAGTGAAAATACAGTTTGGAACATAGAAAAGAATGTTGATAAAAAGGTGAACAAGAAACCGATTGTATTGGGTGGTGTGGATGATATTATTGatgaaataaaaacactaatcaACATTTCTTTTGACACATATGGAATTGCAGCTAATTTTCAACCGACAAGGGGACTATTACTCCATGGACATTCTGGGATCGGTAAAACAgctatttgtaaatatttaatagaCAGTTGTTATCACATTGAAATCAATGGTCCTGCAATATTCAGCAAATACTTTGGCGAGACTGAAGCTACAATGAAAAGTTTGTTTGCTAAAGCAGTCACAAATGAACCTTGTATTATTTTGGTTGATGAAATTGAAACAATTTGTCCGCGACGTTCTGCCGGTAGCACGGAGCAGGAAAGACGCGTCACTTCGGCTTTTGTCTCTTTATTAGATAACCTACATCAAGAATCTAGTAAGGTATTCGTTTTGGCAACAACTCGAAAACCAGATGCGATAGATCCTATGTTACGGCGATTTGGACGTTTCGATAAAGAGATAGAAGTTCCAGTTCCTGATAGAATAAGGCGAAGAGAAATTTTGTGTGCATTACTTAAAAATCTTCCTAACAAAGTCGCGTCGAATGAAGTCGAGGCCATTGCCGATCTAGCCCACGGTTATGTTGCAGCCGATTTAGTTAATTTGTGCACACAGGCTTCGCTTAAATGTCTAAAGCGGAACAGCCCTGTTATAGAGAAAGAGGATTTGGTCAGTGCACTAACAGTAGTAAGGCCGAGTGCGATGCGGGAGCTACTTATCGAAATACCGAATGTCAGATGGTCGGATATCGGCGGACAGGACGATTTGAAGTTGAAGTTGCGTCAAGCGGTGGAATGGCCGCTGAAACATTCGGAAAGCTTTCGTCGGTTAGGAGTGCGAGCGCCTTCAGGTGTTCTACTTTACGGCCCCCCAGGCTGTTCGAAAACTATGATAGCGAAAGCGTTAGCAACTGAAAGTGGTCTGAATTTCCTGTCAataaaaggtcctgaactattTTCAAAATGGGTGGGAGAGTCTGAACGCGCAGTGAGAGATCTGTTTACTAAAGCGCGACAAGTAGCTCCTTCTATCATATTCTTTGACGAAATGGATGCTATAGGCGGCGAGAGAGGTGCGGGGGAAGCCAGCGTACACGAAAGGGTATTAGCCCAACTTCTGACAGAATTAGATGGAGTTGTTCCACTGAATGCAGTTACAATTGTAGCAGCGACAAATCGGCCTGATAGAATGGACAGAGCCTTGCTTCGTCCTGGTCGACTGGATAGACTGATATACGTTCCTCTGCCGGATTTCGAAACACGATTGCAAGTTATGGAGCTCAAATTAGCTAAAATGAGTGTCAGTGATGATGTGAATCCCCACAGCTTAGCGACTAGGACTGAAGGATTTTCGGGTGCGGAGTTAGAGGCATTGTGCCACGAAGCAGCGTTACGGGCTTTAGAGAAAGATCTGGAATGTCAAGAAGTGACAATGGAGCATTTTGAACATGTGCTAAAAGACTTCAAGCCTAGAACCTCTCAATCAATGCTGAAGGTTTATGAGGAATTTACTTGGGGACAAAGATCTGGATAA
- the LOC123869396 gene encoding DDB1- and CUL4-associated factor 7 — translation MSMPHSSSSTSSSTKRKEIYKYQAPWPLYSMNWSVRPDKRFRLALGSFVEEYNNKVQIISLDEETSEFSAKSTFDHPYPTTKIMWIPDSKGVYPDLLATSGDYLRIWRAGEPYTLFECVLNNNKNSDFCAPLTSFDWNEVDPNLIGTSSIDTTCTIWGLETGQMLGRVNEVTGHVKTQLIAHDKEVYDIAFSRAGGGRDMFASVGADGSVRMFDLRHLEHSTIIYEDPQHTPLLRLAWNKQDPNYLATIAMDACEVIILDVRVPCTPVARLNNHRACVNGIAWAPHSSCHICTAGDDHQALIWDIQQMPRAIEDPILAYTAAEGEVNQIQWGATQPDWIAICYNRHTEILRV, via the exons ATGTCGATGCCACACAGCAGTTCAAGCACAAGTTCTAGTACAAAACGCAAGGAAATATACAA atatCAAGCACCATGGCCACTGTACTCCATGAATTGGTCAGTGCGACCAGACAAAAGGTTCCGCCTAGCTCTTGGGAGCTTTGTTGAAGAGTACAACAATaag GTTCAAATAATATCCTTGGATGAAGAGACAAGTGAATTCAGTGCCAAGTCTACGTTTGACCATCCGTACCCCACCACTAAGATCATGTGGATACCTGATAGCAAGGGAGTGTACCCTGACTTATTGGCTACAAGTG gtgaCTATCTCCGCATATGGCGCGCGGGCGAACCATACACACTATTTGAATGTGTCCTCAATAATAACAAGAATTCCGACTTCTGCGCGCCCCTGACTTCGTTTGACTGGAACGAGGTAGACCCCAACCTGATTGGGACCAGCAGCATTGACACAACTTGCACCATCTGGGGGCTGGAGACGGGGCAGATGTTGGGACGTGTGAACGAGGTTACTGGACATGTGAAGACACAGCTTATTGCTCATGACAag GAAGTGTACGACATAGCCTTCAGTCGCGCGGGCGGAGGGCGCGACATGTTCGCGTCGGTGGGGGCCGACGGCTCCGTCCGCATGTTCGACTTGAGGCATCTGGAGCACTCCACCATCATCTATGAG GACCCACAACACACCCCCCTGTTGCGACTAGCGTGGAACAAGCAGGACCCTAACTACCTGGCCACCATAGCCATGGACGCCTGTGAGGTGATCATCCTGGACGTGCGGGTCCCTTGCACGCCCGTGGCCCGCCTCAACAACCATCGGGCCTGCGTCAACGGCATCGCCTGGGCGCCACACAG CTCCTGCCACATTTGTACAGCAGGCGATGACCACCAGGCGCTGATCTGGGACATTCAGCAGATGCCGCGAGCAATTGAAGACCCCATCCTAGCTTACACGGCGGCCGAGGGTGAGGTCAACCAGATCCAGTGGGGCGCCACACAGCCTGACTGGATCGCAATCTGTTATAACCGACACACTGAGATACTCAGAGTTTAA